The genome window GTCTTCGGCAGTCATAGTATCCCCAACCCTGGTGTGACGGACGTCCTTGATTCCCGCAATGATGTACCCGACCTCTCCGGCCGACAGGATATCTATGGGGCGCATCTGGGGCGTGAAAACGCCGATTTGTAATACGTCGAACGCCGCGCCGGTGGACATCAGAAGTATCCGCATCCCCGCCCGCACCTGTCCTTCATACAGCCGGACATACACGATCACGCCCTGGTATGGGTCGAATGACGAGTCGAAGATCAGCGCTTTCAGAGGCGCGTCCCTGGAGCCTGTTGGAGGCGGAATCCGCTTGATGACCGCCTCGATGACCTCTTCAGTTCCGATCCCCTGCTTTGCGCTGCACAGGATCGCCTCAGAGGCATCGATGGCCAGGGTCTCTTCTATCTGCGCCTTCACCCGCGCAATATCGGCATTCGGCAGGTCGATCTTGTTGATGACGGGGACAATAACCAGGTCGTGTTCCATGGCGAGATGCACATTGGCGAGCGTCTGCGCCTCCACCCCCTGGACGGCGTCGACCACGAGCAACGCGCCCTCGCACGCAGAGAGGCTCCGCGAGACCTCGTAGCTGAAGTCCACATGGCCGGGGGTGTCGATCAGATTGAGAATATGATCTTGCGCGCCTGGCCGCTTATAGTGGAGGCGAACGGCCTTCGCCTTGATGGTAATGCCCCGTTCCCGTTCAAGATCCATGCGATCCAGAACCTGGGCCTCCATCTCACGGGGCGCGAGCGCCCCGGTCGCCTCCAGGATCCGATCGGCGAGGGTCGACTTGCCATGATCGATATGCGCAATAATGGAAAAGTTCCGGATTTGCTGCAGTGTAATCGCCATGACGCTACAGGCGAGAAAGGAGTTCGGTTATCACCAGTCTCGATCTCCGACAAAATCGACCATCAGGACAAGCGAGCGCTTGGCGGCCGAATCCGGAAAGAAGCCGAGCGAGGTCTTGGCTTTCTTGAGGTAGGTGCGGACCAGCTCCATCGTGGCCGAAACGGCGCCGTATCGTTCTACGATCGCCTTCACCTCTGCCAGGTCGGACTCGCCGAGGGTCGTCTGCGCGGCCAGCTCTCTGATCCTGCCCTGATCGGCCTCTGAGCCTGCCCGCATCACGTGGAGCACGGGAAACGTCACCTTCCCCTCCTTGAAATCGTTACCCACGGGCTTACCCAGCCGGTCCTCCTCGGCGACAAAGTCCAGCGCGTCATCGACCAACTGGAACCCAATCCCCAGATTCAGGCCAAACTCGGTCAACGCCGCCACCTCTTCCGCCGGCCTCCCGGCGATGAGGGCGCCGGTCCGACATGCGACAGAGATCAGGGCGGCGGTCTTTGACGTAATGATGTTCAGATATTCGTGATACGCAAGGTCGAGATTTCCGGCCATCTGGGCTTCGCGCACCTGGCCCTCAATCATCCGGACCGTCGCATCGGCAAAGGCCCGCATGACTGCCAGGTCGCCGTCGATCACCAGCATCTGGAGTGATCTGGCATACAGGAAATCGCCGGCCAGCACAGAGATCTGAGACCCCCAGGTACTGTTCGCCGACGGCAGCCCGCGGCGCTTGTCGGCGCGATCGATGATATCATCATGGATCAGTGTGGCTGCATGCATATACTCGGCCACCACCGCCAAGTCGATGTTGCGCGCCCCGCCGCCATAACCGCAGAGCTTGGCCGACAGCAACAGCAATGCAGGCCGGACCCGTTTCCCGCCGCTCTTGAGGACATACCGGATGATCTCGGAGATCAACTCGACATCGCCGCTGATGTCTTGGAGCAGCCGCTCTTCGACCAGGGCGAGTTCAGGAGCCACAGGGGAGAGAATCGTCTCAGCAATCATGCGCGCGCCTCTACGTCAATCGGGTCTGTCTTTCGGACCATAACGGTTAGAGTATAGGACATACCCCCCTCGCCTGTCCAAGGGGAAAATGTCCGGGACCTCCCGCAGGCGGGTCTCTGCGGCTATCCTGGCAATGATGAAGAGCTGCCCATGATCGGTCATAAGACGCTGAAACTCTGCCTCCTCGCCTTTTCTAATGATCGCAACCGGTCGTTCCGAGTAAAACACAAGGCTGGGCGCGTTCAGATCATAGGTCGCCAAACGGCCGATGGGGCGAAGCTCTTGCCTGGCGATGAGGGCAAAGTCCCGAAGGGATTTCTGAAGACTCTCCTGGACGGCCGGGGCAATCCGATATACAGCCAGCACCAGGCTGAGGATCATTGTCCCCGCCATCGCAGCCGCCGCCGCATTCCCCTGCCCTCGCCGCCGGGCCGCGACCGCAAGGGTCAATCCAAGCAGAAAGAGGACGGCCAACACGTACGGTGCGAGTCCAAACTCAAATGGGGGGATGTCAGGCGCCTCTCGGAGGCGGATGCGATCGGCAAGAGAAGGGAGCCAGAGAAGGAACGCCGCAAGCGAACAGGTCATCCCGCCCACGAGCCAGTCACATGCCCTCGCCCATCCCCCCGCCTGCCGTCGTTCGTCGAGGCCGACATCTCCTGCGATCCCCGCCAGCAAGGCGAGCGCAGGGACGGCAGGAAAGATATACGAGGGGAGTTTCGTACGGGAGAATGAGAAAAAGAGTACGACCACGCCGCACCAGACCCACAGAAAGAGCAACAGCTCCTGCCGTTCGGACAGTTCGGCGCGGAGTCGACTCCGGATCGTCCAGAGTCGGCCAAAGGCATCGGGTAGCGTCCCGCTCCACGGGAAAAAGCCGAAAACGACTACCGGTAAGAAATACAAAATGCCCCCGACATGACCCGATATCACGCCCAGATAGCGGTTCAGATGGTGCTGCACAACAAATACTTGAACGAACGCCCAACCATTCTCACGCAGGACCAATACATACCATGGCAGCGCGATCACGGCAAACAGGCCAATACCGGGAAGCAGGCGGAGTCTTGAGAGGGTCGCCCGACCCTTTCTACGAATAGCCAGAAACAGGCCGACGACCAATCCGGGCAGCAGAAGGCCGATAGGGCCCTTCGTGAGAACGGCAAGCGCTATGGCGACATACCCGGCGAATGGGAGACGCTCGCGCGTCCTGTCTGTCGCCAGATAGACCTCGAAAAAACAGAAGAGCGCCCAGGTTGTGCAAAAGGCCAGCGCCATGTCGGTGACGGCTGCCCGCGCCAGGGCGACGGTCCCGACGTTCGCAGCAAAGGCCAGCGCAGCGACACAAGCAGCTCGTCGACTCAGCCGTTGCCGTCCGAACAGATAGATCGACAGTGTGAGGCCGGTCGCAAAGACGGCAGACCAGAATCGAGCCGCGTACTCGCCGATCCCGAATCCTTTGTAGGCCAACGCGATCAGCCAGTAAAACAAGATCGGTTTGTCGAAGCGGGGCTGGAAATTGAAATGGGGTGTGATCCAGTCGCCGGAGATCAGCATCTCCCTCGCCGTTTCGGCGTAGGCCGGCTCGTCGGCGTCAAAGAGCGGGAGCGAATCCAGGCGACAGAAAAAGAGGAGGAGGCTCACACCGAGAAGGAGGGTCACCACCGCAACTTCTCGGACCCATCGGGGGGAGCGGGTTGCAGCAGGTATCGCCTTCTCAGGTGTGCCCATGCACAGGGGAAAAGGCCGCAAACCGACAGACGATCCAACCCGCCAGGATCCCGACAGCAGCTCCGGCCACAACGTCAGATGGAAAGTGCTTGGCGAGATACACCCTTGAGAGGGCGACCAGGCCGGCCAGGCCGTAGAAGAGCAACATATACCTGGGATAGGCACGGGCAAGAACAAATGCCAGAGCGAAGGCGGTTACAGCATGGCCTGAGGGAAATGAAATAAAGCCGGCTCCCTTGCCAAGACATGGAAACTCGGAAAAGAATTGGCCCGACTTTTCAGTAAGCGGCCGGGCTCGGCAAAACAGGTGCTTAAAGAGCTGACCGGAAAGACTGCTCACAACCACCGCAAATAATCCGAGTCTGCCCGCGAGCGCTTCTCGAGGTCTTCCAGCCTTCAGGCCGATGACCAAGAGCATCCCGGCAATAGCGGCATCCGCCAGGCCGTATCCCATGGCAGTGATCGCCGTCGCGACTCGCAGCCCCCACTCGCTCTGTACCGAAAGGATAAATCCCTTCACTGAACCGTCAATGTACCATATCAGGAAAGGCAGTACGACCAGTGACGCGGTGATATAACCTAACACCTTCCTGTCGGACGACTGGGCGAGCGACCCGGAGGGCGTCTGGTAATTTTGCGACCTTAGCATGATCCCATCTGTCCCTTCACAGTAAATCGCGCTTCTTGGCCTCGAACTCTTCCTTCCCGATTTCACCCCTCGCATACCGCTTTTTGAGGATTTCGATGGCCGATTCCTCCGGACGCTGGATAGACTGAATTCTGGAACCGGCCTGCCAGAGCCAACGAACCGCCAGCACCAGCACCAGCAAGATAAGGAGCCAGAAGGCCGTCAGCATGACCATCCAGAGGATCCCCCATCCCCAGAACCAGGAGTCATGCGCCATCCCTTCCCACTGCATCGTCATTGTGGCGCGCTCGTTTCCACTCGCCGCTCCAACCCTCTCAGGCGGGCAATCTCTCCCAAGGCGACGAGGTGATCCCCAACCGCAATCTTTTCATCCATAGAGGGATCAAAGATCATACCCCCAGACGCCCGCTTGATTGCCACCACAATCACCCCTCGCTCCTGGCACAGCCCCGAGTCGCGCAGCGTGACTCCCTCACATGGAGATCCCAGGGGTACGACGATCTCCTCAAGCTGCAACTCGAGACTGTGATAGTGCGTGGCCAGCTCAATGATATCCACCACGGCGGGACGGAGGGCCGCCTGAGCCATGCGGTGCCCCCCCATCGCATAGGGCGAGATGACCTTGTCGGCTCCAGCATGGGCGAGTGTTCGTTCGCTCCGCTCCGTCTCAGCCCTGGCAACGACAAAGATAGAGGGATTCAGCTCCTTGGCTGTAAGGGTCACGAAGACATTGTCCGCATCGACAGGCAGGGTAGCAAAAAGGCCTTTGGCCTGCATCGCTCCGGCCGTCAGTAGAACCTTCTCATCGGTGGCATCCCCTCTGAGCAGAAGGTAGCCCGCTTCCTCCACCTTGCGAATCCGCTCTTCATCCTGCTCAATGACCACAAACGGGACTGGCTTTGAGGCCAATTCGCGGCAGATCACCTCTCCGATGCGACCGCACCCACATACTAGATAGTGGTCCGTCAGGGCGCCAATTCGCTTCTCCATTCGCTTCCTCCCGAAGAACTCCTGAAACTCCCCCTCCACCACTTTTGCGGTAATGGTGACCGCGGTATAAAACACGACCCCCAAGCCGCCAATCAGGAGCCCGATCGTAAAGATCATGCCGACCGAGCTTAAGGGTCTTACCTCGCGAAATCCGACCGTGGAGAGGGTGATGACCGTCATATAGAGGGCTTCGAGCCATGTATACTCCTCGAAGAAATGATACCCCAAGACCCCTGCGATCACCACCACCACTAGGAACAGCGCGGCGATCCGTAGCCTTGCCAAAGACGATACCCCTCCGTCGCACGATGATAGTTAGGGCTCGATTTTGGAACCCAATACGTCTAGGAACTTGCGCATCCATTCGGGATGGCCGGGCCAGGCGGCGGCCGTCACCAAGTTGCCATCCACATACGCGTTGGAAAAGGTGGCATTCACCTCTTCCCACGTGGCGCCGGCCCGGATCAGCTCAGGCCGCACAGCCGGATAGGAGGTGCAGCGTTTGCCCTCCACAACCCCGGCAGCCGTTAAGAGTTGCTGTCCATGGCAAATGGATGCAATTGGTTTATTCTCCTTTGCAAAGTGGCGGACGAGGTCAAGCACCTTCTCGTTCAGGCGAAGGTACTCC of Candidatus Methylomirabilis lanthanidiphila contains these proteins:
- a CDS encoding undecaprenyl pyrophosphate phosphatase, yielding MLRSQNYQTPSGSLAQSSDRKVLGYITASLVVLPFLIWYIDGSVKGFILSVQSEWGLRVATAITAMGYGLADAAIAGMLLVIGLKAGRPREALAGRLGLFAVVVSSLSGQLFKHLFCRARPLTEKSGQFFSEFPCLGKGAGFISFPSGHAVTAFALAFVLARAYPRYMLLFYGLAGLVALSRVYLAKHFPSDVVAGAAVGILAGWIVCRFAAFSPVHGHT
- a CDS encoding portal protein, whose product is MARLRIAALFLVVVVIAGVLGYHFFEEYTWLEALYMTVITLSTVGFREVRPLSSVGMIFTIGLLIGGLGVVFYTAVTITAKVVEGEFQEFFGRKRMEKRIGALTDHYLVCGCGRIGEVICRELASKPVPFVVIEQDEERIRKVEEAGYLLLRGDATDEKVLLTAGAMQAKGLFATLPVDADNVFVTLTAKELNPSIFVVARAETERSERTLAHAGADKVISPYAMGGHRMAQAALRPAVVDIIELATHYHSLELQLEEIVVPLGSPCEGVTLRDSGLCQERGVIVVAIKRASGGMIFDPSMDEKIAVGDHLVALGEIARLRGLERRVETSAPQ
- a CDS encoding polyprenyl synthetase, which codes for MIAETILSPVAPELALVEERLLQDISGDVELISEIIRYVLKSGGKRVRPALLLLSAKLCGYGGGARNIDLAVVAEYMHAATLIHDDIIDRADKRRGLPSANSTWGSQISVLAGDFLYARSLQMLVIDGDLAVMRAFADATVRMIEGQVREAQMAGNLDLAYHEYLNIITSKTAALISVACRTGALIAGRPAEEVAALTEFGLNLGIGFQLVDDALDFVAEEDRLGKPVGNDFKEGKVTFPVLHVMRAGSEADQGRIRELAAQTTLGESDLAEVKAIVERYGAVSATMELVRTYLKKAKTSLGFFPDSAAKRSLVLMVDFVGDRDW
- the arnT_1 gene encoding Undecaprenyl phosphate-alpha-4-amino-4-deoxy-L-arabinose arabinosyl transferase; this encodes MVTLLLGVSLLLFFCRLDSLPLFDADEPAYAETAREMLISGDWITPHFNFQPRFDKPILFYWLIALAYKGFGIGEYAARFWSAVFATGLTLSIYLFGRQRLSRRAACVAALAFAANVGTVALARAAVTDMALAFCTTWALFCFFEVYLATDRTRERLPFAGYVAIALAVLTKGPIGLLLPGLVVGLFLAIRRKGRATLSRLRLLPGIGLFAVIALPWYVLVLRENGWAFVQVFVVQHHLNRYLGVISGHVGGILYFLPVVVFGFFPWSGTLPDAFGRLWTIRSRLRAELSERQELLLFLWVWCGVVVLFFSFSRTKLPSYIFPAVPALALLAGIAGDVGLDERRQAGGWARACDWLVGGMTCSLAAFLLWLPSLADRIRLREAPDIPPFEFGLAPYVLAVLFLLGLTLAVAARRRGQGNAAAAAMAGTMILSLVLAVYRIAPAVQESLQKSLRDFALIARQELRPIGRLATYDLNAPSLVFYSERPVAIIRKGEEAEFQRLMTDHGQLFIIARIAAETRLREVPDIFPLDRRGGYVLYSNRYGPKDRPD
- a CDS encoding glutamine amidotransferase, with translation MAAKKILMLVGDFVEDYEAMVPFQMLTMVGHTVHAVCPGKKAGETIRTAVHDFEGDQTYSEKRGHNFAINATFARIRPRDYDALVIPGGRSPEYLRLNEKVLDLVRHFAKENKPIASICHGQQLLTAAGVVEGKRCTSYPAVRPELIRAGATWEEVNATFSNAYVDGNLVTAAAWPGHPEWMRKFLDVLGSKIEP